In the Leptolyngbyaceae cyanobacterium genome, one interval contains:
- the clpP gene encoding ATP-dependent Clp endopeptidase proteolytic subunit ClpP, producing MTKKAGSMIPTVIEQSGRGERAFDIYSRLLRERIIFLGKQIDSDLANLIVAQLLFLDSEDAEKDIYIYINSPGGSVTAGMGIYDTIKQIRPDVCTICTGLAASMGAFLLSAGTKGKRMSLPHSRIMIHQPLGGAQGQATDIEIQAKEILYHKRRLNEMLAEHTGQPLDRIEQDTERDFFMSANEAKEYGLIDQVIDRTAAGSKPVAVG from the coding sequence ATTACTAAAAAAGCAGGCTCAATGATACCTACCGTTATCGAACAGTCTGGGCGTGGGGAACGCGCCTTTGATATCTATTCCCGTCTGCTGCGGGAGAGAATAATCTTCTTGGGCAAACAGATTGACTCGGATTTGGCCAATCTGATTGTGGCTCAGTTGCTCTTTTTAGACTCGGAAGATGCTGAAAAAGACATCTATATTTATATCAACTCTCCTGGTGGTTCCGTAACGGCAGGCATGGGCATTTACGACACCATCAAACAAATCCGCCCGGATGTTTGCACCATTTGTACGGGACTGGCAGCGAGTATGGGTGCTTTTCTGCTCAGTGCCGGTACGAAAGGAAAACGGATGAGTTTGCCCCATTCTCGGATCATGATTCACCAGCCTCTGGGCGGTGCCCAAGGACAAGCTACTGATATTGAAATTCAGGCAAAAGAGATTCTTTACCACAAGCGCCGCCTGAATGAAATGTTAGCCGAACACACGGGTCAACCCCTCGATCGCATCGAACAAGACACCGAACGGGATTTCTTCATGTCTGCTAATGAGGCTAAAGAATACGGTTTGATCGATCAAGTGATCGATCGCACCGCAGCTGGTAGCAAACCTGTCGCTGTCGGTTAA
- a CDS encoding fatty acid desaturase encodes METTVKKSDFVLAPYMKSNDLRATYQILNTVVPYIFLWFLAVKAASISYWLLPPIIVLMALFSGRCFSLMHDCGHYSLFSSKWVNRAVGFMLGALNAIPQYPWSRGHAYHHKTNGDWQRYRGPSALISTEEFAKLSPSAQRRYELLRHPLMIFPGGFFYLAIKPRLALILGIYGFIGHCLTCLKQEPGIGLAKIISSYKSKNWYTAGEFWDLLFNNICVVGGWIFMGNLLGFGFFLSVYSINLTLAAAIFICVFFVQHNFDGSYAHKTEGWDYLRGAIEGSSYLELPKVFRWFAADIGYHNIHHLCEKIPNYNLEACHNQNRHLLTDVKVLRISDIPDCFKFILWDSASSRLVSIASFRQTTQSLIDKTEMAEAVVTNVKT; translated from the coding sequence ATGGAAACTACGGTTAAGAAATCGGATTTTGTCCTAGCTCCTTACATGAAGAGCAACGACTTACGGGCAACTTATCAAATTCTCAATACAGTTGTTCCCTATATCTTTTTATGGTTTTTAGCTGTTAAAGCTGCTTCTATTTCCTACTGGTTGCTTCCACCAATCATAGTTCTGATGGCGCTTTTTTCAGGGCGTTGTTTTTCTTTGATGCACGATTGCGGGCACTATTCGCTGTTTAGTTCAAAATGGGTCAATCGAGCCGTCGGTTTTATGCTCGGTGCGCTCAACGCGATTCCCCAATATCCTTGGTCAAGAGGTCATGCCTATCACCACAAAACAAACGGTGATTGGCAGCGGTATCGCGGCCCTTCTGCATTAATCTCGACGGAAGAGTTCGCCAAACTTAGTCCATCTGCTCAACGGCGGTATGAATTGCTCAGACACCCTTTGATGATCTTCCCAGGAGGTTTTTTCTACCTTGCCATTAAGCCAAGACTTGCCCTGATTTTGGGAATCTATGGTTTTATTGGCCATTGCCTGACTTGCCTTAAACAAGAGCCGGGTATTGGTTTAGCAAAAATCATCTCCTCCTACAAATCTAAAAATTGGTACACGGCGGGTGAGTTTTGGGATCTGCTCTTCAACAACATTTGCGTAGTTGGAGGTTGGATTTTTATGGGTAATTTACTGGGATTTGGTTTTTTCTTGAGCGTTTACTCAATTAATTTAACTCTTGCTGCGGCGATCTTCATCTGTGTCTTCTTTGTGCAGCATAACTTTGATGGCTCTTACGCCCACAAAACGGAAGGCTGGGATTATCTGCGTGGAGCAATTGAGGGCAGCAGCTACCTGGAGTTACCTAAAGTTTTCAGGTGGTTTGCCGCAGATATCGGCTACCACAACATTCATCATCTTTGCGAAAAAATCCCTAATTACAACCTGGAAGCTTGCCACAATCAAAATCGTCACCTGCTAACTGATGTAAAAGTGCTGCGAATTTCCGATATTCCTGATTGTTTCAAATTTATCCTGTGGGATTCTGCTTCGAGTCGTCTGGTATCGATCGCATCATTCCGTCAAACTACTCAATCCCTCATAGATAAAACTGAGATGGCAGAAGCGGTTGTCACAAATGTTAAGACTTAA
- the panB gene encoding 3-methyl-2-oxobutanoate hydroxymethyltransferase: MPVTTQQLIQWKQQGRPIVMLTAWDFAIAQILDAAGVDAILVGDSLGMVALGYETTLPITLDEMIHHAKAVRRGVKQALVVCDLPFLSYQESLQQAIHSAGRVLKESGVQAVKLEGGYPAMAQTVSYLVQAGIPVLGHVGLTPQSVHKLGYRQQGKTPQDSERILQEAIALEEAGAFAIVLEHIPSELALQITQKLTIPTIGIGAGNHCDGQVLVTADMLGLTEKQPPFAKTYVNLRESIINAVQNYSNEVRDKQFPN, translated from the coding sequence ATGCCAGTCACAACCCAGCAATTAATCCAATGGAAACAGCAAGGGCGTCCGATCGTGATGCTAACAGCTTGGGATTTTGCGATCGCACAAATTTTAGATGCGGCTGGGGTGGATGCGATCCTAGTAGGCGATTCCTTGGGTATGGTGGCGTTAGGTTATGAAACAACTCTGCCAATTACATTGGATGAAATGATCCATCATGCTAAAGCCGTGCGGCGTGGTGTCAAGCAGGCGTTAGTAGTTTGCGATTTACCATTTTTGAGTTATCAAGAAAGCCTTCAGCAAGCAATCCACTCGGCGGGGAGAGTTTTGAAAGAGTCGGGAGTACAGGCAGTAAAATTAGAAGGTGGATATCCAGCAATGGCACAAACGGTTTCTTATCTAGTGCAAGCTGGTATCCCCGTGTTAGGTCATGTAGGTTTGACACCGCAATCAGTGCATAAGTTGGGTTATCGTCAGCAGGGGAAAACACCCCAAGATAGTGAGAGAATTTTACAAGAAGCGATCGCACTGGAAGAAGCTGGTGCATTTGCGATCGTTTTGGAACATATTCCATCAGAGTTAGCTTTGCAAATTACCCAAAAATTAACTATACCTACTATTGGCATTGGTGCTGGTAATCATTGTGATGGGCAAGTATTAGTAACTGCCGATATGCTGGGACTGACGGAAAAACAACCCCCATTTGCCAAAACTTATGTCAATTTACGAGAAAGCATTATCAACGCGGTACAAAATTATAGCAATGAAGTAAGAGATAAACAATTTCCCAATTAA
- a CDS encoding Uma2 family endonuclease, with the protein MTFAEFSQWKPDNKRYELHDGAIFEMPQPTGEHEDLVGFLAEKLTLEYVRLNLPFSIPKTALVKSASSESAYSPNILLLNRSNLINEPFWKKESTVTMSAFIPLVIEVVSTNWRDDYYKKIWRVRRYKNS; encoded by the coding sequence ATGACTTTCGCTGAATTCAGCCAATGGAAGCCGGATAACAAACGCTACGAACTGCATGATGGAGCGATTTTTGAAATGCCTCAGCCGACAGGTGAACATGAAGATCTTGTTGGGTTTTTAGCCGAAAAGCTGACTTTAGAATATGTCCGCCTCAATCTACCTTTTTCTATTCCGAAAACGGCATTAGTTAAATCAGCGTCAAGTGAATCGGCTTATTCGCCAAATATCTTGTTACTGAATCGTTCTAATTTGATAAACGAACCTTTCTGGAAAAAAGAATCTACTGTAACTATGAGTGCATTTATTCCTTTAGTTATTGAAGTAGTTAGCACTAATTGGCGCGATGATTATTATAAAAAAATATGGAGAGTACGAAGATATAAGAATTCCTGA
- a CDS encoding Uma2 family endonuclease yields MIIIKKYGEYEDIRIPEYWIVDYLAVGARKLIGNPKKPTVSIYCLVDGEYQVSQFRESEPIQSLIFP; encoded by the coding sequence ATGATTATTATAAAAAAATATGGAGAGTACGAAGATATAAGAATTCCTGAATATTGGATTGTAGATTATCTAGCTGTTGGTGCTCGTAAACTGATTGGCAATCCTAAAAAGCCAACTGTTTCTATCTACTGTTTAGTTGATGGAGAATACCAGGTTAGTCAATTTCGAGAAAGCGAACCTATTCAGTCGTTAATTTTTCCATAG
- a CDS encoding two-component regulator propeller domain-containing protein, translated as MPFSYRHPETISLSAVVLGLGTILGIFSINNNDVLAQSTLTERPSPVYPAQPPPPNVEILRIQRPTPQPAEYRVGALQRDVAGNLWVGSWQGLARIDPNTGRILARITLPDYVIGAIAQDKVGRIWVGTYQGLQRVDPRTNEITAQNFFMPSNRVLSLLIDKRGYLWVGGDRGLSLISPDRGLLMTTLQNLDGVSANALSLDPEGQLWVGTLDGLVRIDTASAFPIGRVTDLPGTAVQALALDTRGSLWVGTPSSLIELNPLTGEVVRNVPEFAEKNITALQVDGLGSLWVGTNEGVFRYNPYTSTLAGQISGLPSAKVLSISPDTGNKLWIGTTEGLAWVGLNSGAARSHGAFSRVSRQ; from the coding sequence ATGCCATTCTCTTATCGGCATCCCGAAACTATTTCCTTGAGTGCTGTGGTACTTGGGTTAGGAACAATATTAGGAATTTTTAGCATTAATAATAATGATGTGCTAGCTCAATCTACCCTGACAGAAAGACCTAGCCCTGTTTATCCCGCCCAACCACCGCCGCCAAATGTAGAAATATTGCGGATACAGCGCCCAACTCCTCAGCCCGCAGAATATCGAGTTGGTGCGCTGCAACGGGATGTGGCTGGTAATCTGTGGGTGGGTTCTTGGCAAGGTTTAGCCCGCATCGACCCCAATACGGGCAGAATTTTGGCGCGAATCACTTTACCGGATTATGTAATTGGCGCGATCGCACAAGATAAAGTAGGCAGAATTTGGGTGGGAACCTATCAAGGTTTGCAGCGAGTTGACCCCAGGACTAATGAAATTACTGCTCAAAATTTCTTCATGCCATCTAATAGAGTTTTGTCTCTTTTAATTGACAAAAGAGGCTATTTGTGGGTTGGTGGCGATCGGGGTTTATCTCTGATCAGTCCCGATCGAGGATTATTAATGACTACCCTACAAAATTTAGATGGAGTTAGCGCCAACGCCCTCAGCTTAGACCCCGAAGGTCAACTGTGGGTGGGGACTCTCGATGGTTTAGTGCGGATAGATACCGCCAGCGCATTTCCTATAGGTCGCGTCACCGATTTACCAGGCACAGCCGTACAAGCTTTAGCATTAGATACTAGAGGAAGTCTCTGGGTTGGTACTCCCAGCAGTTTAATCGAACTCAACCCCCTCACAGGAGAAGTAGTGCGAAACGTACCTGAATTTGCCGAAAAAAATATTACCGCTTTGCAAGTCGATGGACTAGGTAGTCTTTGGGTTGGCACAAATGAAGGTGTATTTCGCTACAACCCTTATACCTCTACGTTAGCCGGTCAAATTAGCGGTTTACCTTCCGCAAAAGTGCTTTCCATTTCACCTGATACTGGCAATAAATTATGGATAGGTACTACTGAAGGATTAGCTTGGGTAGGTTTGAATAGTGGCGCTGCTAGAAGTCACGGTGCTTTTAGTCGAGTTAGTCGTCAGTAG
- a CDS encoding form I ribulose bisphosphate carboxylase large subunit, with protein sequence MSYAQTKTQTKSGYQAGVKDYRLTYYTPDYTPKDTDILAAFRVTPQPGVPPEEAGAAVAAESSTGTWTTVWTDLLTDLDRYKGRCYDIEPVPGEDNQYICFVAYPLDLFEEGSVTNMLTSIVGNVFGFKALRALRLEDMRIPIAYLKTFQGPPHGIQVERDKLNKYGRPLLGCTIKPKLGLSAKNYGRAVYECLRGGLDFTKDDENINSQPFMRWRDRFLFVQEAIEKAQSETGEIKGHYLNVTAPTCEEMMERAEFAKEIGTPIIMHDYLTGGFTANTTLAKWCRRNGVLLHIHRAMHAVIDRQKNHGIHFRVLAKCLRMSGGDHLHSGTVVGKLEGEKGITMGFVDLMREDHIEQDRARGIYFTQDWASMPGVMPVASGGIHVWHMPALVEIFGDDSCLQFGGGTLGHPWGNAPGATANRVALEACIQARNEGRNLFREGGDVIREACKWSPELAAACELWKEIKFEFEAMDTL encoded by the coding sequence ATGTCTTACGCGCAAACAAAGACTCAGACAAAATCTGGGTATCAGGCTGGTGTTAAAGATTATCGTCTGACTTATTACACCCCAGATTACACTCCAAAAGATACTGATATTCTGGCGGCTTTCCGTGTAACGCCTCAGCCGGGAGTACCTCCCGAAGAAGCCGGTGCTGCTGTGGCTGCTGAGTCTTCCACTGGTACTTGGACAACCGTTTGGACTGACTTGTTAACCGACCTCGATCGTTATAAAGGTCGTTGCTACGATATCGAACCCGTTCCTGGCGAAGACAACCAGTACATCTGCTTTGTTGCGTATCCCTTGGACTTGTTTGAAGAAGGTTCTGTAACCAATATGCTTACCTCGATCGTAGGTAACGTATTCGGTTTCAAAGCTCTGCGCGCGCTGCGTTTGGAAGACATGAGGATTCCAATTGCTTACCTGAAAACATTCCAAGGCCCACCCCACGGAATTCAAGTAGAGCGCGACAAGCTGAACAAATACGGTCGTCCTTTGCTGGGTTGTACGATTAAGCCCAAACTAGGTCTATCGGCTAAGAACTACGGTCGTGCAGTGTATGAGTGTCTGCGCGGCGGTTTGGACTTCACCAAAGACGACGAAAACATCAACTCTCAGCCATTCATGCGCTGGCGCGATCGCTTCCTGTTCGTACAAGAAGCAATCGAAAAAGCTCAGTCTGAGACTGGTGAAATCAAAGGTCACTACCTGAACGTGACTGCCCCCACCTGCGAAGAAATGATGGAACGGGCTGAATTCGCCAAAGAAATCGGCACCCCCATCATCATGCACGACTACCTAACTGGTGGTTTCACCGCTAACACTACTTTGGCTAAGTGGTGTCGTCGTAACGGCGTACTGCTGCACATCCACCGCGCTATGCACGCAGTAATCGACCGTCAAAAGAACCACGGTATCCACTTCCGCGTATTAGCTAAGTGCTTGCGGATGTCTGGTGGTGACCACCTGCACTCCGGTACCGTTGTAGGTAAGCTGGAAGGCGAAAAAGGCATCACGATGGGCTTCGTTGACTTGATGCGCGAAGACCACATCGAACAAGACCGCGCTCGTGGTATTTACTTCACCCAAGATTGGGCTTCCATGCCTGGTGTAATGCCAGTTGCTTCTGGTGGTATCCACGTATGGCATATGCCAGCGCTGGTAGAAATCTTCGGCGATGATTCTTGCTTGCAATTCGGTGGTGGTACTCTGGGTCACCCCTGGGGTAACGCTCCTGGTGCTACCGCTAACCGCGTAGCTTTGGAAGCTTGTATCCAAGCTCGTAACGAAGGTCGTAACCTGTTCCGCGAAGGTGGCGATGTGATCCGCGAAGCTTGTAAGTGGAGCCCTGAACTGGCTGCTGCTTGCGAACTGTGGAAAGAAATCAAGTTCGAGTTCGAGGCAATGGATACCCTCTAA